In one window of Thermus aquaticus DNA:
- a CDS encoding thiazole synthase, which yields MDTWKVGDVELKSRLILGSGKYRDFGVMREAIWAAGAEVVTVSVRRVELKAPGHVGLLEALEGVRLLPNTAGAKTAEEAVRLARLGRALTGERWVKLEVIPDPTYLLPDPVETLKAAERLLEEGFLVLPYMGPDLVLAKRLAALGTATVMPLAAPIGSGWGVRTRALLELFARERASLPPVVVDAGLGLPSHAAEVMELGLDAVLVNTAIAEAQDPPAMAEAFRLAVEAGRRAFLAGPMRPKKAASPSSPTEGVPLGRQG from the coding sequence ATGGACACCTGGAAGGTGGGCGACGTGGAGCTCAAAAGCCGCCTCATCCTGGGCTCGGGCAAGTACCGGGACTTCGGGGTGATGCGGGAGGCCATCTGGGCGGCGGGGGCCGAGGTGGTCACGGTCTCCGTAAGGCGGGTGGAGCTCAAGGCCCCGGGGCATGTGGGGCTTTTGGAGGCCCTTGAGGGGGTGCGCCTCCTCCCCAACACCGCCGGGGCCAAGACGGCCGAGGAGGCGGTGCGCCTCGCCCGGCTGGGGAGGGCCCTCACCGGGGAGCGGTGGGTGAAGCTGGAGGTCATCCCCGACCCCACCTACCTCCTCCCGGACCCCGTGGAGACCCTGAAGGCGGCGGAGCGCCTCTTGGAGGAGGGCTTCCTGGTCCTCCCCTACATGGGGCCGGACCTGGTGCTGGCCAAAAGGCTCGCCGCCCTGGGCACGGCCACGGTGATGCCCCTGGCGGCCCCCATCGGCTCGGGCTGGGGGGTGAGGACCCGGGCCCTTTTGGAGCTCTTCGCCCGGGAGCGGGCCTCCCTCCCCCCGGTGGTGGTGGACGCAGGGCTCGGCCTCCCCTCCCACGCGGCGGAGGTGATGGAGCTGGGCCTGGACGCGGTTTTGGTCAACACCGCCATCGCCGAGGCCCAGGACCCCCCCGCCATGGCCGAGGCCTTTAGGCTTGCGGTGGAGGCGGGGAGGAGGGCCTTTTTGGCGGGGCCTATGCGGCCTAAGAAGGCGGCGAGCCCCTCCAGCCCCACCGAGGGCGTGCCCCTGGGGAGGCAGGGGTGA
- the thiS gene encoding sulfur carrier protein ThiS, translated as MVWLNGEARPLEGRDLREVLEELRVELERVAVLVNEEAFPGRELPPYVLKEGDVVEVVALMQGG; from the coding sequence ATGGTGTGGCTTAACGGCGAGGCCAGGCCCCTCGAGGGGCGGGACCTCAGGGAGGTCCTGGAGGAGCTTAGGGTGGAGCTGGAGCGGGTGGCCGTTCTCGTGAACGAGGAGGCCTTCCCCGGGCGGGAGCTTCCTCCCTACGTCCTGAAGGAGGGGGACGTGGTGGAGGTGGTGGCCCTCATGCAAGGAGGCTAG
- a CDS encoding NAD(P)/FAD-dependent oxidoreductase — MRAEVAVVGAGIIGTLAAYELARRGLSVLLLDAGKEGAATLASAGMLAPYPEGLSGELLEAGLFGLGYYQELLAELKERGFSVEAGFAGTHVVVLSEGEKAAWRAEEPLPYPVRGGRGARRFPGGYVNPKALREALLAALRGMGVPLVQAEAEGVAEGRVILREGAVEARFVLLAVGAWGGRFGLGVRPLKGEALLLEGEAPPGPLFAGDGYLLPREGGVYVGATSREGWAGGVDLFGLRWLADYAHERFPLLEGARFLGVLWGYRPLGELFVGEVGEGIYAATGHGRNGVLLAPWTAKRLLGLMGVEG, encoded by the coding sequence GTGAGGGCCGAGGTGGCCGTGGTGGGGGCGGGGATCATCGGGACCCTGGCTGCCTACGAGCTGGCCAGGCGGGGCCTTTCCGTCCTCCTCCTGGACGCGGGGAAGGAGGGGGCGGCCACCCTGGCCAGCGCCGGGATGCTGGCCCCCTACCCCGAGGGGCTTTCCGGGGAGCTCCTGGAGGCGGGGCTTTTCGGCCTGGGCTACTACCAGGAGCTCCTGGCCGAGCTCAAGGAGCGGGGCTTCTCCGTGGAGGCGGGCTTTGCCGGCACCCACGTGGTGGTCCTAAGCGAGGGGGAGAAGGCGGCCTGGAGGGCCGAAGAGCCCCTCCCTTACCCGGTGCGGGGCGGCCGGGGGGCCCGGCGCTTCCCCGGGGGGTACGTGAACCCCAAGGCCCTCCGGGAGGCCCTCCTGGCCGCCCTCCGGGGGATGGGCGTGCCCCTGGTCCAGGCCGAGGCCGAAGGGGTGGCGGAGGGGAGGGTGATCCTAAGGGAAGGTGCGGTGGAGGCCCGCTTCGTCCTCCTCGCCGTGGGGGCCTGGGGCGGGCGGTTTGGCCTAGGGGTGCGGCCCCTGAAGGGGGAGGCCCTCCTCCTCGAGGGCGAGGCCCCGCCCGGACCCCTCTTCGCCGGGGACGGCTACCTCCTTCCCCGGGAGGGCGGGGTCTATGTGGGGGCCACGAGCCGGGAGGGGTGGGCCGGGGGCGTGGACCTCTTCGGCCTCCGCTGGCTCGCCGACTATGCCCACGAGCGCTTTCCCCTTCTGGAAGGGGCCCGCTTCCTTGGGGTCCTCTGGGGCTATCGGCCCCTAGGGGAGCTCTTTGTGGGCGAGGTGGGAGAGGGCATCTACGCGGCTACAGGGCACGGGCGCAACGGGGTCCTCCTGGCCCCGTGGACGGCCAAGAGGCTTCTTGGGCTTATGGGGGTGGAAGGATGA
- the thiC gene encoding phosphomethylpyrimidine synthase ThiC, producing MTQLEAARKGIVTEEMAYVAEREGVSPEFVREGVAAGRIVIPRNPNHRTLTDFKGIGEGLSVKVNANLGTSYDYVDVEAEVEKARVAIRYGADTIMDLSTGGDLKEIRRRILEVATVPLGTVPVYEAEFRAARRKSFFDMSADELFQVIEEHGKEGVDYITVHVGVTLKNLEVYRHSARTTGIVSRGGGLMAAWMLHRGEENPLYARYDDLLEIARTYDMTLSLGDGLRPGSLADSTDRAQIAELLTIGELVERARRAGVQAMVEGPGHIPLNEVAANVQIQKKLTGHAPFYILGMLPVDTAAGFDHIAGAIGGALAGWMGADMLCYLTPAEHLGLPTAEHVKEGVIAFKIAAHAADVARGNPIALERNRRMSEARYRLDWEGQFALSLFPEEARRIKEERGSKTKACSMCGPFCPMNLVEAVLRGRARMELPLA from the coding sequence ATGACGCAGCTGGAAGCGGCGAGGAAGGGCATCGTTACCGAGGAGATGGCCTACGTGGCCGAGAGGGAAGGGGTTTCCCCCGAGTTCGTGCGGGAGGGGGTGGCGGCGGGCCGGATCGTGATCCCCAGGAATCCCAACCACCGCACCCTCACCGACTTCAAGGGCATCGGCGAGGGGCTTTCCGTCAAGGTCAACGCCAACCTGGGCACCTCCTACGACTACGTGGACGTGGAGGCGGAGGTGGAAAAGGCCCGGGTGGCCATCCGCTACGGGGCGGACACCATCATGGACCTCTCCACCGGCGGGGACCTCAAGGAGATCCGGAGGAGGATCCTGGAGGTGGCCACCGTGCCCCTGGGCACCGTGCCCGTCTACGAGGCGGAGTTCCGGGCGGCCAGGCGCAAGAGCTTCTTTGACATGTCGGCGGACGAGCTGTTCCAGGTCATAGAGGAGCACGGGAAGGAGGGGGTGGACTACATCACCGTCCACGTGGGGGTCACCCTGAAGAACCTGGAGGTCTACCGGCATAGCGCCCGCACCACGGGCATCGTGAGCCGGGGCGGGGGCCTCATGGCCGCCTGGATGCTCCACCGGGGCGAGGAAAACCCCCTCTACGCCCGCTACGATGACCTCCTGGAGATCGCCCGCACCTACGACATGACCCTCTCCCTGGGGGACGGCCTCCGCCCTGGCTCCCTGGCCGACAGCACCGACCGGGCCCAGATCGCCGAGCTCCTCACCATCGGGGAGCTGGTGGAAAGGGCCAGGAGGGCGGGGGTGCAGGCCATGGTGGAGGGTCCCGGGCACATCCCCCTGAACGAGGTGGCCGCCAACGTCCAGATCCAGAAAAAGCTCACCGGCCACGCCCCCTTCTACATCCTGGGTATGCTCCCCGTGGACACGGCGGCGGGGTTTGACCACATCGCCGGGGCCATCGGCGGGGCGCTGGCGGGGTGGATGGGGGCCGATATGCTCTGCTACCTGACCCCGGCGGAGCACCTGGGCCTCCCCACCGCCGAGCACGTGAAGGAAGGGGTCATCGCCTTCAAGATCGCCGCCCACGCCGCCGACGTAGCCCGGGGGAATCCCATAGCCCTGGAGCGCAACCGGAGGATGTCCGAGGCCCGCTACCGCCTGGACTGGGAGGGGCAGTTCGCCCTCTCGCTTTTCCCCGAGGAGGCGAGGCGGATCAAGGAGGAGCGGGGCTCCAAGACCAAGGCCTGCAGCATGTGCGGCCCCTTCTGCCCCATGAACCTGGTGGAGGCGGTGCTTAGGGGCAGGGCCCGGATGGAGCTTCCTCTGGCATGA